One segment of Ficedula albicollis isolate OC2 chromosome 2, FicAlb1.5, whole genome shotgun sequence DNA contains the following:
- the TRAK1 gene encoding trafficking kinesin-binding protein 1 isoform X3, giving the protein MSVNEEESYEYDCENENERECTFNRQSLDILEEVLCAERVGQMTKTYNDIDAVTRLLEEKERDLELAARIGQSLLKKNKSLTERNDFLEEQVEHIREEVSQLRHELSMKDELLQFYTSAAEESEPESVCSTPLKRNESSSSVQNYFHLDSLQKKLKDLEEENVVLRSEACQLKTETITYEEKEQQLVNDCVKELRDANIQIANISEELAKKTEDAARQQEEITHLLSQIVDLQKKAKACAVENEELVQHLGAAKDAQRQLTAELRELEDKYAECMEMLHEAQEELKNLRNKTMPNAISRRYHSLGLFPMDSLAAEIEGSMRKELHLDEPDSPDLAHQKRVFETVRNVNQVVKQRSMTPSPMNIPGSNQSSAMNSVISSCVSTPRSSFYGGDISNVMIDNKTNSIILETESSDNGNEDRLKKPGTPGTPGSSDLETALRRLSLRRENYLSERKFFEEEQERKLRELAEKGELHSGSVTPTESIMSLGTHSRFSEFTGYSGMSISSRSYLPEKLQIVKPLEGSATLHHWQQLAQPHLGGILDPRPGVVTKGFRTLDLDLDEVYCLNDYEEDETGDISYKGLTTSTPVQHTETSGERSQAQVTVSESKNNPRQSQAFTEEMQESATDDDEGSGEGNSLSPVKLTSLQDFDYWAILTSLQNSIHNIALCVASAR; this is encoded by the exons AAAGAACGGGACTTAGAATTAGCTGCTCGGATTGGCCAGTCGCTGttaaagaagaataaatcaCTGACAGAAAGAAATGATTTCCTGGAGGAGCAAGTTGAACACATCAGAGAAGAG GTTTCTCAGTTGCGGCACGAGCTGTCCATGAAAGATGAACTGCTCCAGTTCTATaccagtgctgctgaggaaagCGAACCGGAGTCCGTCTGTTCCACCCC GCTGAAGAGGAATGAATCTTCTTCCTCTGTCCAGAACTACTTTCATTTGGACTCTCTTCAAAAGAAACTCAAGGACcttgaagaggaaaatgttgTGCTTAGATCTGAG GCCTGTCAGCTGAAGACTGAAACAATTACTTATGAAGAGAAAGAACAACAACTTGTCAATGATTGTGTAAAAGAGCTAA GGGATGCAAACATCCAGATTGCCAATATATCTGAAGAGCTagcaaagaaaactgaagatgCTGCCCGGCAGCAAGAAGAAATCACTCATCTTCTCTCTCAAATAGTCGACctgcagaaaaaggcaaaagct tGTGCAGTTGAAAATGAGGAACTTGTCCAGCATCTGGGAGCAGCTAAAGATGCCCAGAGACAGCTCACAGCAGAG TTGCGAGAGCTGGAAGACAAGTATGCAGAGTGCATGGAAATGCTTCATGAGGCTCAAGAAGAGTTGAAAAACCTTAGGAACAAGACAATGCCAAATGCTATATCACGTCGGTACCACTCCCTTGGTCTCTTCCCTATG GATTCTTTGGCAGCAGAAATAGAAGGGTCAATGAGGAAAGAACTGCATTTAGATGAACCTGACTCTCCTGACTTGGC CCATCAGAAGCGGGTCTTCGAGACGGTGAGAAATGTCAATCAAGTTGTCAAGCAGAGATCCATGACTCCGTCACCAATGAATATCCCAGGCTCTAACCAGTCCTCTGCCATGAACTCTGTAATTTCTAGCTGTGTCAGCACTCCACGTTCCAGTTTCTATGGGGGAGACATCTCTAACGTTATGATAGACAACAAGACCAATAGCATCATCTTAGAGACAGAGTCCTCAGACAATGG AAATGAAGATAGGCTGAAGAAACCTGGAACTCCAGGGACTCCAGGCTCCAGTGACCTAGAGACTGCCCTTCGTAGGCTCTCCCTCAGGCGGGAGAATTACCTCTCAGAGCGCAAGTTCTttgaggaagagcaggaaaggaAGTTGCGGGAACTGGCAGAAAAGGGAGAACTCCACAGTGGTTCCGTTACCCCCACAGAGAGCATCATGTCACTGGGAACTCACTCCAGATTTTCAGAATTCACTGGATATTCAGGAATGTCTATCAGCAGTCGCTCCTACCTGCCAGAAAAGCTTCAGATTGTGAAACCACTAGAAG GTTCTGCCACTTTGcaccactggcagcagctggctcagCCTCACTTGGGTGGGATTCTGGACCCAAGGCCCGGGGTTGTCACAAAGGGCTTCAGGACCCTAGACCTGGATCTGGATGAAGTGTACTGCCTTAATGACTATGAGGAAGATGAGACAGGTGACATTTCTTACAAGGGCCTAACTACCTCGACGCCAGTTCAGCACACAGAGACCTCAGGTGAGAGGTCACAAGCACAAGTGACTGTTTCAGAGAGCAAGAATAACCCCCGCCAATCTCAGGCTTTCACAGAGGAGATGCAGGAGTCCGCGACTGACGATGATGAGGGGTCTGGTGAGGGAAACTCATTAAGTCCAGTAAAACTGACATCTTTACAGGATTTTGATTACTGGGCCATTCTCAcatctcttcagaacagcaTCCATAATATTGCTTTGTGTGTAGCATCTGCACGATAG
- the TRAK1 gene encoding trafficking kinesin-binding protein 1 isoform X2, whose amino-acid sequence MQKFIEADYYELDWYYEECTDVLCAERVGQMTKTYNDIDAVTRLLEEKERDLELAARIGQSLLKKNKSLTERNDFLEEQVEHIREEVSQLRHELSMKDELLQFYTSAAEESEPESVCSTPLKRNESSSSVQNYFHLDSLQKKLKDLEEENVVLRSEACQLKTETITYEEKEQQLVNDCVKELRDANIQIANISEELAKKTEDAARQQEEITHLLSQIVDLQKKAKACAVENEELVQHLGAAKDAQRQLTAELRELEDKYAECMEMLHEAQEELKNLRNKTMPNAISRRYHSLGLFPMDSLAAEIEGSMRKELHLDEPDSPDLAHQKRVFETVRNVNQVVKQRSMTPSPMNIPGSNQSSAMNSVISSCVSTPRSSFYGGDISNVMIDNKTNSIILETESSDNGNEDRLKKPGTPGTPGSSDLETALRRLSLRRENYLSERKFFEEEQERKLRELAEKGELHSGSVTPTESIMSLGTHSRFSEFTGYSGMSISSRSYLPEKLQIVKPLEGSATLHHWQQLAQPHLGGILDPRPGVVTKGFRTLDLDLDEVYCLNDYEEDETGDISYKGLTTSTPVQHTETSGERSQAQVTVSESKNNPRQSQAFTEEMQESATDDDEGSGEGNSLSPVKLTSLQDFDYWAILTSLQNSIHNIALCVASAR is encoded by the exons AAAGAACGGGACTTAGAATTAGCTGCTCGGATTGGCCAGTCGCTGttaaagaagaataaatcaCTGACAGAAAGAAATGATTTCCTGGAGGAGCAAGTTGAACACATCAGAGAAGAG GTTTCTCAGTTGCGGCACGAGCTGTCCATGAAAGATGAACTGCTCCAGTTCTATaccagtgctgctgaggaaagCGAACCGGAGTCCGTCTGTTCCACCCC GCTGAAGAGGAATGAATCTTCTTCCTCTGTCCAGAACTACTTTCATTTGGACTCTCTTCAAAAGAAACTCAAGGACcttgaagaggaaaatgttgTGCTTAGATCTGAG GCCTGTCAGCTGAAGACTGAAACAATTACTTATGAAGAGAAAGAACAACAACTTGTCAATGATTGTGTAAAAGAGCTAA GGGATGCAAACATCCAGATTGCCAATATATCTGAAGAGCTagcaaagaaaactgaagatgCTGCCCGGCAGCAAGAAGAAATCACTCATCTTCTCTCTCAAATAGTCGACctgcagaaaaaggcaaaagct tGTGCAGTTGAAAATGAGGAACTTGTCCAGCATCTGGGAGCAGCTAAAGATGCCCAGAGACAGCTCACAGCAGAG TTGCGAGAGCTGGAAGACAAGTATGCAGAGTGCATGGAAATGCTTCATGAGGCTCAAGAAGAGTTGAAAAACCTTAGGAACAAGACAATGCCAAATGCTATATCACGTCGGTACCACTCCCTTGGTCTCTTCCCTATG GATTCTTTGGCAGCAGAAATAGAAGGGTCAATGAGGAAAGAACTGCATTTAGATGAACCTGACTCTCCTGACTTGGC CCATCAGAAGCGGGTCTTCGAGACGGTGAGAAATGTCAATCAAGTTGTCAAGCAGAGATCCATGACTCCGTCACCAATGAATATCCCAGGCTCTAACCAGTCCTCTGCCATGAACTCTGTAATTTCTAGCTGTGTCAGCACTCCACGTTCCAGTTTCTATGGGGGAGACATCTCTAACGTTATGATAGACAACAAGACCAATAGCATCATCTTAGAGACAGAGTCCTCAGACAATGG AAATGAAGATAGGCTGAAGAAACCTGGAACTCCAGGGACTCCAGGCTCCAGTGACCTAGAGACTGCCCTTCGTAGGCTCTCCCTCAGGCGGGAGAATTACCTCTCAGAGCGCAAGTTCTttgaggaagagcaggaaaggaAGTTGCGGGAACTGGCAGAAAAGGGAGAACTCCACAGTGGTTCCGTTACCCCCACAGAGAGCATCATGTCACTGGGAACTCACTCCAGATTTTCAGAATTCACTGGATATTCAGGAATGTCTATCAGCAGTCGCTCCTACCTGCCAGAAAAGCTTCAGATTGTGAAACCACTAGAAG GTTCTGCCACTTTGcaccactggcagcagctggctcagCCTCACTTGGGTGGGATTCTGGACCCAAGGCCCGGGGTTGTCACAAAGGGCTTCAGGACCCTAGACCTGGATCTGGATGAAGTGTACTGCCTTAATGACTATGAGGAAGATGAGACAGGTGACATTTCTTACAAGGGCCTAACTACCTCGACGCCAGTTCAGCACACAGAGACCTCAGGTGAGAGGTCACAAGCACAAGTGACTGTTTCAGAGAGCAAGAATAACCCCCGCCAATCTCAGGCTTTCACAGAGGAGATGCAGGAGTCCGCGACTGACGATGATGAGGGGTCTGGTGAGGGAAACTCATTAAGTCCAGTAAAACTGACATCTTTACAGGATTTTGATTACTGGGCCATTCTCAcatctcttcagaacagcaTCCATAATATTGCTTTGTGTGTAGCATCTGCACGATAG